The Burkholderia pyrrocinia genome has a segment encoding these proteins:
- the msrA gene encoding peptide-methionine (S)-S-oxide reductase MsrA — translation MVNEMLETATLGGGCFWCTEAVFLDVDGVTAVQSGYAGGHTRNPGYRDICEGDTGHAEVVNVTFDPARIGYREILEIFFATHDPTQLNRQGNDAGTQYRSVVFTHSDAQRDTALDVIRELEREQVFGQPIVTQVVPLDGNYWPAEDYHQNYYARNPGQGYCSVVIGPKLAKFRQKFSHRLKSLRGA, via the coding sequence ATGGTGAACGAAATGCTTGAAACCGCGACGTTGGGAGGCGGGTGTTTCTGGTGCACGGAGGCCGTGTTTCTCGACGTCGACGGCGTGACGGCCGTCCAGTCGGGCTACGCGGGCGGGCACACGCGCAATCCCGGCTATCGCGACATATGCGAAGGCGACACGGGCCACGCGGAAGTCGTCAACGTGACGTTCGATCCGGCGCGCATCGGCTATCGCGAGATCCTCGAGATCTTCTTCGCGACGCACGATCCGACCCAGTTGAACCGGCAGGGCAACGACGCCGGCACGCAGTACCGGTCGGTCGTGTTCACGCATTCGGATGCGCAGCGCGACACCGCGCTGGACGTGATCCGCGAGCTGGAGCGCGAGCAGGTGTTCGGGCAGCCGATCGTCACGCAGGTCGTGCCGCTCGACGGCAACTACTGGCCGGCCGAGGACTATCACCAGAACTATTACGCGCGTAACCCGGGGCAGGGCTACTGCTCGGTCGTGATCGGGCCGAAGCTCGCGAAATTCCGGCAGAAATTCTCGCACCGGCTGAAGTCGCTGCGCGGCGCGTAA
- the pdxH gene encoding pyridoxamine 5'-phosphate oxidase yields MTTLADLRINYSRASLDEADAAHDPFVQFDRWFKEALAAQLPEPNTMTLATVGADGRPSARIVLIKGVDERGFVFFTNYESRKGRDLAEHPQAALLFYWIELERQVRIEGRIEKTSAEESDRYFASRPLGSRIGAWASEQSAVIDSRATLEAREQAVSERYGDNPPRPPHWGGYRLVPDSIEFWQGRPSRLHDRLLYTRDADTSPDWTISRLSP; encoded by the coding sequence ATGACGACTCTCGCCGATCTCCGCATCAACTATTCACGTGCTTCGCTCGACGAAGCCGATGCCGCCCACGACCCCTTCGTCCAGTTCGACCGCTGGTTCAAGGAGGCGCTTGCCGCCCAACTGCCCGAGCCGAACACGATGACGCTCGCGACCGTCGGCGCCGACGGCCGGCCGTCGGCCCGGATCGTGCTCATCAAGGGCGTCGACGAACGCGGGTTCGTCTTCTTTACCAATTACGAAAGCCGCAAGGGCCGCGACCTCGCCGAGCATCCGCAAGCGGCGCTGCTGTTCTACTGGATCGAGCTCGAGCGCCAGGTGCGCATCGAAGGCCGGATCGAGAAAACCAGCGCCGAGGAGAGCGACCGCTATTTCGCGTCGCGCCCGCTCGGCTCGCGCATCGGCGCATGGGCGTCCGAGCAGAGCGCCGTGATCGACAGCCGCGCGACGCTCGAAGCACGCGAACAGGCCGTCAGCGAACGCTACGGCGACAACCCGCCGCGCCCGCCGCACTGGGGCGGCTACCGCCTCGTGCCCGACTCGATCGAGTTCTGGCAGGGCCGCCCGTCGCGGCTGCACGACCGCCTGCTCTATACGCGCGACGCCGACACGTCGCCGGACTGGACGATCTCGCGCCTGTCGCCGTAA
- a CDS encoding SAM-dependent methyltransferase: MFWEKKLAQWADEVRAKANIPARLVLWNGDQLDFGTFSAPQVTLKVNSASALPLLLEPSLDNLGEAYVKGKIDIEGKVSDIINISYSLARSTVTSASKLARVKRYFSHTKNTDKKAIQYHYDVSNEFYRLWLDENMVYSCAYFENGDEDLATAQIKKIDHILTKIQLQPGQRLLDIGCGWGALVLRAAQKFGATCLGVTLSQNQFDLATARVKAAGLEDKIEIRLQDYREVDGQFDRITSVGMFEHVGRKNLPLYFSRVRELLADDGIAMNHGITSTDAESGETALGGGEFIDRYVFPDGELPHISLALEAAQRGGLEAVDVESLRRHYARTLDIWAENFEAKAEEARKLVDDEKFRIWRVYLAGCAYAFEHDDVSIFQIVCRKAGRSAKTLPWSRRYMYEHALPR; encoded by the coding sequence ATGTTCTGGGAAAAGAAGCTGGCACAGTGGGCGGACGAAGTACGGGCGAAAGCGAACATACCGGCACGCCTGGTGCTGTGGAACGGCGACCAACTCGATTTCGGCACCTTCAGCGCGCCGCAGGTCACGCTGAAGGTGAACAGCGCGTCGGCATTGCCGCTGCTGCTCGAACCGAGCCTCGACAATCTCGGCGAGGCGTACGTGAAGGGCAAGATCGACATCGAGGGCAAGGTGTCGGACATCATCAACATCAGCTACTCGCTCGCGCGCAGCACGGTGACGAGCGCGAGCAAGCTCGCGCGCGTGAAGCGCTACTTCAGCCACACGAAGAACACCGACAAGAAGGCGATCCAGTATCACTACGACGTCTCGAACGAGTTCTACAGGCTGTGGCTCGACGAGAACATGGTGTACTCGTGCGCGTACTTCGAGAACGGCGACGAAGATCTTGCCACCGCGCAGATCAAGAAGATCGACCACATCCTGACGAAGATCCAGTTGCAGCCGGGCCAGCGCCTGCTCGACATCGGCTGCGGCTGGGGTGCGCTCGTGCTGCGCGCCGCGCAGAAGTTCGGCGCGACGTGTCTCGGCGTGACGCTGTCGCAGAACCAGTTCGACCTCGCGACCGCGCGCGTGAAGGCCGCGGGATTGGAAGACAAGATCGAGATCCGCCTGCAGGACTACCGCGAGGTCGACGGCCAGTTCGATCGCATCACGAGCGTCGGGATGTTCGAGCACGTCGGCCGCAAGAACCTGCCGCTGTACTTCTCGCGGGTGCGTGAACTGCTCGCCGACGACGGCATCGCAATGAACCACGGGATCACGTCGACCGACGCGGAAAGCGGCGAAACGGCGCTCGGCGGCGGCGAGTTCATCGATCGCTACGTGTTCCCGGACGGCGAGCTGCCGCACATCAGCCTCGCGCTCGAAGCGGCCCAGCGCGGCGGGCTGGAAGCGGTTGACGTCGAAAGCCTGCGGCGGCACTATGCGCGCACGCTCGACATCTGGGCGGAAAACTTCGAGGCGAAGGCCGAGGAAGCGCGGAAACTCGTCGACGACGAAAAATTCCGCATCTGGCGCGTGTATCTCGCCGGCTGCGCGTATGCATTCGAGCACGACGATGTGTCGATCTTCCAGATCGTGTGCCGCAAGGCCGGACGCAGCGCGAAAACGCTGCCGTGGTCGCGGCGCTATATGTACGAACACGCGCTGCCGCGCTAG
- a CDS encoding selenium-binding protein SBP56-related protein: MSMRPDPTFHASPELAMQAPAEQFAYTLLLSPDFSRPDALAVIDVKPGSPTYGKIVHTVTMPNTGDEFHHFGWNACSSALSPLTGHAFLERRFLIIPGLRSSRIYVIDTKPHPTQARIHKIIEPDEIFAKTGYSRPHTVHCGPEGIYVSTLGGAGKDGTDGAPGIFIMDCETFDVLGRWEIDRGPQDKHYDFWWNLPRDYMVSSEWALPPQFENGIVPEDLLANKYGHRLHFWDLRARRNVQTIDLGAQHQMALEVRPAHDPVREYGFVGVVVDTTNLEGSIWTWWREDGKFHVKKTATIPPEPAAADELPPLLQAFGAVPPLVTDIDLSLDDRFLYVSCWGTGEMRQYDVSDPHHPVLAGSVRIGGIVRRAPHTNGRAFAGGPQMVEISRDGRRVYWTNSLYSTWDDQFYPDGVPAAQVLAHAGPDGGLTLADDYWVEFPDGYRAHQIRLEGGDCSTDSFCYPSVKR, encoded by the coding sequence ATGAGCATGCGGCCTGACCCGACATTTCACGCTTCGCCCGAGCTTGCGATGCAGGCGCCGGCGGAACAGTTTGCCTATACGTTGTTGCTGAGCCCCGATTTTTCCAGACCCGACGCACTCGCCGTGATCGACGTGAAGCCCGGCTCGCCGACCTACGGAAAGATCGTGCACACGGTGACGATGCCGAACACCGGCGACGAGTTTCACCACTTCGGCTGGAATGCGTGTTCGTCGGCGCTGTCGCCGCTGACCGGCCATGCGTTCCTCGAACGCCGCTTCCTGATCATCCCCGGCCTGCGCTCGTCGCGCATCTACGTGATCGACACGAAGCCGCATCCGACGCAGGCGCGCATCCACAAGATCATCGAACCCGACGAGATCTTCGCGAAGACCGGTTATTCGCGGCCGCACACCGTCCACTGCGGCCCCGAGGGCATCTACGTGAGCACGCTCGGCGGCGCGGGCAAGGACGGCACCGACGGCGCGCCCGGCATCTTCATCATGGATTGCGAAACCTTCGACGTGCTCGGCCGCTGGGAGATCGATCGCGGCCCGCAGGACAAGCATTACGATTTCTGGTGGAACCTGCCGCGCGACTACATGGTGTCGAGCGAATGGGCGCTGCCGCCGCAATTCGAGAACGGCATCGTGCCCGAGGACCTGCTCGCGAACAAATACGGGCACCGGCTGCATTTCTGGGACCTGCGCGCACGGCGCAACGTGCAGACGATCGATCTCGGCGCGCAGCACCAGATGGCGCTCGAAGTGCGGCCCGCGCACGACCCGGTGCGCGAATACGGATTCGTCGGCGTCGTGGTCGATACGACGAATCTCGAAGGCTCGATCTGGACCTGGTGGCGCGAGGACGGCAAGTTCCATGTGAAGAAGACCGCGACGATCCCGCCCGAACCGGCCGCGGCCGACGAACTGCCGCCGTTGCTGCAAGCGTTCGGCGCGGTGCCGCCGCTCGTGACCGACATCGACCTGTCGCTCGACGACCGCTTCCTCTACGTGTCGTGCTGGGGCACCGGCGAGATGCGCCAGTACGACGTGTCGGATCCGCATCACCCGGTGCTCGCGGGGTCGGTGCGGATCGGCGGCATCGTGCGCCGCGCGCCGCACACGAACGGCCGCGCATTCGCGGGCGGCCCGCAGATGGTCGAGATCAGCCGCGACGGCCGGCGCGTGTACTGGACCAACTCGCTCTATTCGACGTGGGACGACCAGTTCTATCCGGACGGCGTGCCGGCCGCGCAGGTGCTCGCGCACGCGGGGCCGGACGGCGGGCTGACGCTCGCCGACGATTACTGGGTCGAGTTCCCCGACGGCTATCGCGCGCACCAGATCCGGCTCGAAGGCGGCGACTGCTCGACCGACTCGTTCTGCTATCCGTCGGTCAAGCGTTGA
- a CDS encoding DUF72 domain-containing protein: MGDGRTRRKAPPERQRHDDTDGSHADGQFDLFGVPADAARASPPADDTPAANADERVTSNPHDDARQAPPARAASRPSDEAPPPASGLLWDEPSPPAAPPKQGRRRRGVLPAPIATDVADAAAGLPPNVRLGTSSWYFPGWNGIVYDGDFAQTKLSREGLEAYGAHPLLKSVSLDRSFYGPLSVADYLRYAQQVPDDFRFVVKAPASVTDAVVRGRRGEPSGPNPTFLDAQLATREFVQPCLEGLGRKAGVLVFQFSPLPDHLLAEPAALIDRLAAFFAALPPLPSETDGPRYAIEIRDASLLTPRFIRALAALGVRYCVGLHARMPDPLRQAAALALLDGDAPGPLIVRWSLHGGFKYEQAKAKYEPFDKLVDEDPATRSALAELAARYALAGQPVIITINNKAEGSAPLSCIALAREIAAACAQWRNEAA, encoded by the coding sequence ATGGGTGACGGCAGGACGCGGCGCAAGGCGCCGCCGGAACGACAGCGGCACGACGACACGGACGGGTCGCACGCCGACGGACAATTCGACCTGTTCGGCGTGCCGGCGGACGCTGCACGCGCGTCGCCGCCCGCGGACGACACGCCCGCTGCAAACGCCGATGAACGCGTGACGTCGAACCCGCATGACGATGCGCGGCAGGCGCCGCCCGCCCGCGCAGCCTCCCGCCCTTCCGACGAAGCACCGCCGCCCGCGTCCGGCCTGCTGTGGGACGAACCGTCTCCGCCGGCCGCGCCGCCGAAGCAAGGCCGGCGCCGGCGCGGCGTGCTGCCCGCGCCGATCGCAACGGACGTCGCCGACGCAGCGGCCGGCCTGCCGCCGAACGTCCGGCTCGGCACGTCGTCGTGGTACTTCCCCGGCTGGAACGGCATCGTCTACGACGGCGATTTCGCGCAGACGAAACTGTCGCGCGAAGGGCTCGAGGCGTACGGCGCACATCCGCTATTGAAGAGCGTGAGTCTCGACCGGTCGTTCTACGGCCCGCTGTCCGTCGCCGACTACCTGCGCTACGCGCAGCAGGTGCCCGACGATTTCCGCTTCGTCGTGAAGGCGCCGGCCTCCGTGACAGACGCGGTCGTGCGCGGCCGGCGCGGCGAGCCGTCGGGACCGAACCCGACCTTCCTCGACGCGCAGCTCGCCACCCGGGAATTCGTGCAGCCGTGCCTCGAAGGGCTCGGCCGGAAGGCCGGCGTGCTCGTGTTCCAGTTCTCGCCGCTGCCCGATCATCTGCTCGCCGAACCGGCCGCGCTGATCGACCGGCTCGCCGCGTTCTTCGCGGCGCTGCCGCCGCTGCCGTCGGAAACCGACGGCCCGCGCTACGCGATCGAGATCCGCGACGCGAGCCTGCTCACGCCGCGCTTCATCCGCGCACTCGCCGCGCTCGGCGTGCGCTACTGCGTCGGCCTGCATGCGCGGATGCCCGACCCGCTGCGCCAGGCCGCCGCGCTCGCGCTGCTCGACGGCGACGCGCCGGGCCCGCTGATCGTGCGCTGGAGCCTGCACGGCGGCTTCAAGTACGAACAGGCGAAAGCGAAGTACGAGCCGTTCGACAAGCTCGTCGACGAGGATCCGGCCACCCGCTCCGCGCTCGCCGAACTCGCCGCGCGCTACGCGCTGGCCGGCCAGCCGGTGATCATCACGATCAACAACAAGGCGGAAGGCTCCGCGCCGCTGTCGTGCATCGCGCTCGCGCGCGAGATCGCCGCCGCGTGCGCGCAGTGGCGCAACGAGGCGGCTTAG